The following are encoded in a window of Phycisphaerae bacterium genomic DNA:
- a CDS encoding PilZ domain-containing protein yields the protein MVVSQFQQSDRRLHRRLVIKLPVECRAKTDDREPVLRAVTGNISTGGVFFETELSNGTVPPAPDTMLDLRLLVPPGEGHFPYEGRVQCTARVVRSAELRASEHDGILRRHIGVAARFCEPLRLDF from the coding sequence GTGGTGGTCAGCCAGTTCCAGCAGAGCGACCGGCGGCTGCATCGCCGGCTGGTGATCAAGTTGCCGGTGGAGTGCCGGGCCAAGACGGATGACCGGGAACCCGTGCTACGGGCCGTGACCGGGAACATCAGTACAGGGGGTGTCTTCTTCGAGACAGAGCTCTCCAACGGGACCGTCCCCCCGGCGCCCGACACGATGCTGGATCTGCGTCTGCTCGTTCCTCCGGGCGAAGGTCATTTCCCTTACGAAGGTCGGGTGCAGTGTACCGCTCGGGTGGTGCGCAGCGCCGAACTCAGGGCCAGCGAGCACGACGGTATCCTGCGCAGGCATATCGGCGTGGCCGCTCGATTCTGCGAGCCCCTTCGACTCGATTTCTGA
- the frr gene encoding ribosome recycling factor encodes MPADEIEFECEELMDKAVNFLRQELRTIRTGRASPGLVEHLKVPVESYGSTMDLRELASISVPEGNLLLIKPYDPSVLKDIERAIQASELGITPMSDGKVIRLPVPPLSGERRQKLLAQVRKLGENQKVAIRNTRRDANRQIDTEEKAKTMSEDDAEKTKESIQTLTTKYEGQIDSLVTAKAKEIEEV; translated from the coding sequence ATGCCTGCTGACGAAATCGAGTTTGAGTGTGAAGAGCTGATGGACAAGGCGGTCAACTTCCTGCGCCAGGAGTTGCGGACCATTCGCACCGGGCGTGCCTCTCCCGGTCTGGTGGAGCACCTCAAGGTTCCGGTCGAATCGTACGGCTCGACGATGGATCTGCGTGAGCTGGCGAGCATCTCCGTTCCCGAGGGCAACCTGCTGCTGATCAAGCCCTATGACCCGAGCGTCCTCAAGGACATCGAGCGGGCGATTCAGGCATCCGAGCTGGGCATCACGCCGATGAGTGACGGCAAGGTCATCCGGCTGCCTGTTCCGCCCCTGTCGGGCGAACGGCGGCAGAAGCTCCTCGCCCAGGTGCGTAAGCTGGGTGAGAACCAGAAGGTTGCGATCCGCAACACGCGTCGAGACGCCAATCGCCAGATAGACACCGAGGAGAAGGCCAAGACCATGTCTGAGGACGATGCCGAGAAGACCAAGGAGAGCATCCAGACGCTGACGACCAAATACGAAGGGCAGATTGACAGCCTGGTTACAGCCAAGGCCAAGGAAATCGAGGAGGTCTGA
- a CDS encoding sugar phosphate isomerase/epimerase produces the protein MDLSLAGWSLHRRFQNKERPLSLLDYPATARDEFKIDRVELNSPFFEYANRDATVGGPFRRGYIRELRGRADQAGVKIVAIAVDGHGDLSDLDARQRAQALDRHRKWFDACHELNCPAFRANSGGPRAGEIGANHVGCCTESFAKLAEWAGEAGVTVLMENHWGLSADPDRLVAVIRNVASDALGALADFRNFPPTVDPYTALARIAPWTRYVHAKFLSFNAQSEDPDFDTARVMGIFRDAGYRGLFGIEFEGAGDDHDGVLRSRDLLERYAYTL, from the coding sequence ATGGATCTCTCACTGGCCGGGTGGAGTCTGCATCGGCGCTTCCAGAACAAGGAGCGTCCGCTAAGCCTGCTCGACTATCCGGCAACGGCCCGCGATGAGTTCAAGATCGACCGGGTGGAACTGAACAGCCCATTCTTCGAGTATGCCAACCGCGATGCAACCGTCGGCGGCCCGTTCCGGCGAGGCTACATCCGAGAGTTGCGAGGCCGAGCCGACCAGGCGGGCGTCAAGATCGTGGCCATCGCCGTGGACGGGCACGGGGATCTGTCGGACCTGGACGCCCGACAGCGAGCCCAGGCCCTGGATCGTCACCGCAAGTGGTTCGATGCCTGCCACGAACTGAACTGCCCTGCGTTCCGGGCCAACTCCGGGGGACCACGCGCCGGGGAGATCGGCGCGAACCACGTGGGCTGCTGCACGGAGTCCTTCGCCAAGCTGGCGGAATGGGCCGGCGAGGCGGGTGTGACCGTGCTCATGGAGAACCACTGGGGACTCTCGGCCGATCCGGACCGGTTGGTCGCCGTCATCCGGAACGTGGCCAGTGACGCGTTGGGGGCCCTCGCGGATTTCCGGAACTTCCCCCCAACGGTCGATCCGTACACCGCCCTGGCCAGGATCGCCCCTTGGACTCGTTACGTGCACGCCAAGTTCTTGAGCTTCAACGCGCAGAGCGAGGATCCGGACTTCGACACCGCCCGGGTCATGGGCATCTTCCGGGACGCGGGCTATCGGGGCTTGTTCGGCATTGAGTTCGAGGGAGCGGGAGATGACCACGACGGCGTGTTACGCAGCCGTGATCTGCTCGAGCGCTATGCCTATACCCTGTAG
- a CDS encoding sugar phosphate isomerase/epimerase, which translates to MPTLSAFADEVSQDPQLQMDTLSANGIRYIELRGACGLNVLKLSDAQCVDLRKQFADRGFGVSCIASPIGKVRLDDDYRQHFDEFKHAVDLAELFGCRYIRIFSYYAPAGKDIADCRAQVVDRLNEKVDYVANRNVTLVLENEKNLFGALPERCVYLFAAVRSKKLVGAFDPANFVNMNVPDVYSTCWVPLRPFVGYFHIKDFRYGEEERAVPAGQGDGCIPAILKDAAADGYDGFLALEPHLAKAEHSTGQTGPELFKVAADALKSICADIGWRV; encoded by the coding sequence ATGCCGACGCTCAGCGCATTTGCCGACGAGGTGAGCCAGGATCCCCAACTCCAGATGGATACCCTGAGTGCCAATGGCATCCGGTACATCGAGTTGCGCGGCGCCTGTGGCCTTAACGTCCTGAAGCTGTCCGACGCGCAGTGTGTGGACTTGAGGAAGCAGTTTGCCGATCGAGGCTTTGGCGTTTCGTGTATTGCCTCGCCGATCGGCAAGGTTCGTCTCGACGATGACTACCGCCAGCATTTCGACGAGTTCAAGCACGCGGTCGATCTGGCAGAGCTGTTCGGCTGCCGATATATCCGCATTTTCAGCTACTATGCCCCGGCAGGAAAGGACATCGCCGACTGTCGGGCCCAGGTGGTCGACCGGCTCAATGAGAAGGTGGACTATGTCGCCAACCGCAACGTGACCTTGGTGCTGGAAAACGAGAAGAACCTGTTCGGAGCGCTGCCCGAACGCTGTGTGTACCTGTTTGCGGCCGTCCGGTCCAAGAAGCTCGTGGGAGCCTTCGACCCGGCGAACTTCGTGAACATGAACGTCCCCGACGTCTATAGCACCTGTTGGGTGCCTTTGCGTCCGTTTGTCGGCTACTTCCACATCAAGGACTTTCGGTACGGCGAGGAGGAGCGGGCGGTTCCGGCCGGCCAGGGGGACGGCTGTATTCCAGCGATTCTGAAAGATGCCGCCGCTGACGGCTACGACGGGTTCCTGGCCTTGGAGCCCCATTTGGCCAAAGCGGAGCACTCCACCGGGCAAACCGGGCCCGAGTTGTTCAAGGTCGCCGCCGATGCGCTCAAGTCAATCTGTGCCGATATCGGCTGGCGGGTCTGA
- a CDS encoding decaprenyl-phosphate phosphoribosyltransferase, whose protein sequence is MLTYVRLLRPADWVKNVFVFAALVFGNQMGDSRQVALSLAAFVAFCLAASAGYILNDILDRERDAHHPTKKNRPIASGAVKLPTAGVTIVVLLAAAAVISAFLPPQFRWVLGGYLALTMSYSLVLKHRMLLDVLVIAVLFVLRALAGACAIDVPVSFWLLVCTFMLCLFLGFGKRRCEIAMIGDSDDLIGHRPLLVRYTPDLLNNLLSTSGGIAIVTFLLYIKDHTPPLSTFDTRKEYLGFTLPLVIYGIFRYAMLIELGKVTGPTELFIRDKAFLATVILWGLATAAVLYGDFGVF, encoded by the coding sequence ATGCTGACCTACGTGCGACTGCTTCGACCTGCGGACTGGGTGAAGAACGTCTTCGTGTTTGCCGCCCTGGTTTTCGGCAACCAGATGGGCGACAGCCGTCAGGTGGCTCTGTCGCTGGCCGCGTTTGTCGCCTTCTGCCTAGCGGCCTCGGCCGGGTACATCCTCAACGACATCCTTGACCGCGAGCGTGACGCCCACCATCCGACCAAGAAGAACCGTCCGATTGCCAGCGGTGCGGTCAAGCTTCCCACGGCCGGGGTGACGATTGTCGTCCTGCTGGCCGCCGCGGCGGTGATCAGCGCGTTTCTTCCACCGCAGTTCAGATGGGTTCTGGGCGGCTACCTGGCCCTGACCATGTCGTACTCCCTGGTGCTGAAGCACCGCATGCTGCTCGACGTTCTGGTTATTGCCGTTCTTTTCGTGCTGCGAGCGCTTGCCGGGGCCTGTGCCATTGATGTACCGGTGTCCTTCTGGCTACTGGTTTGCACGTTCATGCTCTGCCTGTTTCTGGGCTTTGGAAAGCGCCGTTGCGAGATTGCCATGATCGGCGACAGTGATGACCTCATCGGCCATCGGCCCCTCCTGGTCCGCTACACACCCGATCTGCTGAACAACCTGCTGAGCACATCCGGCGGCATCGCCATCGTCACCTTCCTGCTTTACATCAAGGATCACACTCCGCCGCTCTCCACGTTCGACACTCGCAAGGAGTATCTGGGATTCACCCTTCCGCTGGTCATCTACGGCATTTTCCGATACGCCATGCTCATCGAATTGGGCAAGGTGACCGGGCCCACCGAGCTGTTCATCCGGGACAAGGCCTTCCTGGCCACGGTGATTCTGTGGGGCCTGGCCACGGCCGCCGTTCTCTACGGCGATTTTGGCGTGTTCTGA